The Longimicrobiales bacterium nucleotide sequence TACGAAGCGAGCAGAAGTGGCGCAGCCTAGCGACCCTTCAGCGCAGCCTCACGGCCACGCCACCACCCCCTGGCAGCCCCGCGACCTCACGAACAAGGCGGGTCAAGTCGTCATCCAGCAGGTCGCGGACCAAACCAGGCAGCACCGGAGCGCCCTCGGACCGGTTGCCCTTACCCGTGATGATGTGAACCACCCTGCCGCTCGCCGTATGGCTCTGTCGCTTCATGAACGCCATGACACGTGGCTCCGCCTGAGCCGCGGTCATTCCATGGAGGTCGAGCTTGTCCGCGGGGTACTCGCTGAGCAATAACGCGATGCCCGTGAGCGCCGGCGGGTCTGAAGCTGCGGCGCCCGCTCGTCCTGGCCGCTGACTCTTCGGCTTACGCTTTGCCATGGATGGCCTCCCCGTCCTACTGGGTAATCGGCCGCTGAGACGCCAAGGCGAACATCAGATCGACGTACGCGCGCTCGATCTCGCGAAGTCCAGCAATGGACGACCCCTCCGCCGGGGTCACGACCATGTACTCGTTCGGCGCATGAGCGCCGGAGCCATGACCGAACCCGGCAAACACTAGGGGCAGACCCAGTCGCTCTGTGAACTGATAGAACGGTGCGCTCCCGGCCAGCCGCGGCGAGACCTGTGGCGTGTGGCTGTACTTGTTGAACACTCCAATCGCGGCTTGAACGATGGGAGCCTCTACGCTGGTTTGAGCAGCCGGATACCCGGACAACTTTCGGACCACGATGTCTTCGAAGCCCTCCGCATCTAGGTGCCGGCGGATCCGTGCGAGCGCGGTGTCCGGGTCGAGTCCGTACGGCAGCCGTGAATCGACCTTCGCAGTGGCCATGTGCGGCAGAATGGTCTTCACACCCTCCCCGGTGTATCCGCCCCAAATTCCATCGATGTTGAGTGTCGGGTGGTACAGATAACGCATGATCGCATCGCGGCCCGTGATGCCGTCGATCCACTGCTCGACGCCTAATGCGTCCTGTTGAGCCTCGTCATTCCACGTGTCCGCCATCGCATTGATGAGGCGCTGCTCTTCGCCCGTGGGAGGGCGCACGTCGTCGTAGTAGCCGGGGACGAGAATCGTGTTGCCGTCTTCAGACACCAGGGACGAGAGCGCCTGAACAAGCCGCCAAGGCGGAGAGTCCACGATGGCTTTGTACGACCCGTGGATCTCAGCCTGTATCGGACCGCCGCCTGCGTTGCCAACCGCTTCGATCTCTGTGTACAGGATCCCTTTCACGCCGAGGCTCATGCCGGCTCCGCCCGTGGGGCCCTGAGAGTTGAACGGGAAGAACGCACCGTCTGCCGTCTTGAGCCGATCCTCGAACTGATCCACCAGTTGGTAGTAGTGCGGAGAGCCGAGCTCTTCTTCACCTTCGGCGAGTACCATCAGGTTCACGGGAAGCGTGCCTTCTACCGCGATGATCGACTCGATGGCGTTGAGAAACGCCCGTTCCGGCCCTTTCTGATTCGTCGCACCTCGTGCCATGAGGATCTCGCCGAGGCCGGATTCGATGACCTCGGCATCGAATGGCGGCGACTCCCAGTCTTCTTCATTCACCGGCTGGACGTCATACATCAGGTAGACCATGAGCGTCCGCTCAGCGCCCGCGTCGTAGTAGCCCCACACGCCGGGATGACCATCCGTCGGGACCACCGCGGTCTCTGCGAAACCAAGCGCTTCGAGATCCGACCGGAGCATCTCGGCCATCTCCGTAATGCCATCGTTCTGCGCGCTTACGGAGCGCTGTCTCAGCCAGCGCTGGAGATTCGCCAGATGCGCCTCAAAGTTCTCATCGATATACGCATAAATGGCGTCGTGACTGCCTTCGTACGCGGGCGTCGCCGTGGCGTCGAGCTTCTCATCTGTGGAGAAGACAAAGCGTGCCGAATCGAGCTGTGCAGCGGCCGGTGAGGCGAGGATGCCGCATGCGAGCGCCGTAAGGACACTCCTGGCAAACAAGTGCTTCATCGTTATCTCGGAAGGCGCGAGGAACGAACGCGCGGGTTGTTGTGCACCCAGTAGGTCATGGCACCGTCGGGCCCCTCTTCGAAGAGGTACTCCTCACCGAGATCCCCATCGGAACGTACGCGTCGGAACGAGTTTCCTTCGATGTGCTTCAGTTTGGTCATCGCGTTGAGCGGATTGGTCGTCGGCAGGCCGATCACCACGAGCTGACCGTTCCAGGTCGTCACCATGCTCTCGGTGCCCAATGGGCGTGAGTATAGGCCGGTTAGGGTCTCGAGATCCGGGCCATGCATCTGCAGATGATGTGCGCCCATTTCGTCCGCACTCATCGCGGCCATGCGCTGACTCATCTCATCCGTCATCTCATGGTCCTCTTCCGCGGCAGGGGCACCTCCGTCCGCAACAGCGGCCAGAATCGCCGGCGCCATGATGTCGTACGCCATGCGTGAGAAGCTGCTCGCGCTCACCCGGCGACCATTCGTCATGAACGTCGTCGCGATCTTGTCCTGGGGGCGGATGTTGAGGTTGCTCTCGTAGCCCGGGCACGAGCCGCCGTGGCCCACATAGGTCTTCCCGTCGCGCTTCGAGACCGAGAAACCGAGCCCGTAGCTGCTGGTCCCATCCGGCTCGAGCCAATGAACACGTTGCATCTCGCGCAGCGTGTTCCTGTCCAAGACCTCCTCACTCGTGCCGTCGAGGACCCGGAACTGCCACATCGCGAACTTCGCGAGGTCCTCCACCGTGGAGAGCATCCCGGCGGCCGGCCCAATGCCCCGGACCTGATAGGGCGGCACCAAGCCTCGGGTCCCGTCGCGCTGAATGGGCGAATAGCCGGTCGCTAGCTGCTTCCCGCGGAGTTCGTCCAGATGCTCGGTGGTCGTATTCGTCATACCGAGCGGCTCCAGGATGTGCCCCTTCACATAGTCGCCCCAAGACATGCCCGACTTCGCCATCACAATTTCCCCAGCGAGCGTCAGGCCAAGGTTGGAGTACTGGTAGTGGGTCCGAGCCGGGTAGAGCATCTCCTGGTTGGAGAGACCCTCCACGATTGCATCGTGCGTGGGGAACGGGAAGTCGGGCCCGCTCCAGTATGGGGCGTCCGCCTCGCGAGGCAGTCCGGACGAGTGCGTGAGCACCCCCTCGATCGTGACCGGTCCTAGCCCTGGGAATTGCTGCTCGAGATCGAACCACTCGAGGTGGTCACCCACGTCGTCCCGGATGGTCAGTGCGCCTTCGTCGCGCAGCTGCATGATGCTCGTCGCGGTAAAGAGCTTCGAGATCGAGCAGATCGAGTACATCGTGCTCGGGGTCGCTGGCTCCTCTGCTTCGACATGTGCGTACCCGAAGCCGCCGGCGTAAACGAGTTCTTGGTCGTGCACGACGGCCACGGAAGCCCCAGGAATTCGTTCGTAGTCCCGTTGCGCCTGAATCCACGTCTCGAGCAGGCGGGTGGCCTCTTGGACGCGTGGATGGTCGGCGACCGACTGCGCTGAGGCTGCCGACGGAAGGACGAAGGACGCCGCGGCAACTGCGGCAAATACGACGAAATGTCTCGGAGCGAAACGGCGGACCATGTTGGCCTCCTGTGCGGGATACAGGAGGCCAATTTGGCGCACGTGGCCCTAGGTCGCCATCACCGCTCGCCGTGCGCGGTTGTCACGAGCTCGAATACGCCTGTCTTTCGGCGTTCGTCCAAGATCCGCTCAACCTCACGGTGACCTTCCAGCAGATTCTCCATGTCACCCGCCAGCCCCTTGGCCGCCTTCAATTCCATCGTCAGGCTCTCCACCGTTCCGGTGCCAGCCTGCATATAGAGGAGCCCCAACCGGATCGACTCGAGCGCCGCGACCGCGGCCTGCGAGCGCCTTTTGGAAGGCGAGCAGTTCGGGCGTCGGTGCGGTCGGCAGGTCGGTCATCGTGCTCCCATGATCGGTCAGCATGTG carries:
- a CDS encoding Smr/MutS family protein, producing MAKRKPKSQRPGRAGAAASDPPALTGIALLLSEYPADKLDLHGMTAAQAEPRVMAFMKRQSHTASGRVVHIITGKGNRSEGAPVLPGLVRDLLDDDLTRLVREVAGLPGGGGVAVRLR
- a CDS encoding M20/M25/M40 family metallo-hydrolase: MKHLFARSVLTALACGILASPAAAQLDSARFVFSTDEKLDATATPAYEGSHDAIYAYIDENFEAHLANLQRWLRQRSVSAQNDGITEMAEMLRSDLEALGFAETAVVPTDGHPGVWGYYDAGAERTLMVYLMYDVQPVNEEDWESPPFDAEVIESGLGEILMARGATNQKGPERAFLNAIESIIAVEGTLPVNLMVLAEGEEELGSPHYYQLVDQFEDRLKTADGAFFPFNSQGPTGGAGMSLGVKGILYTEIEAVGNAGGGPIQAEIHGSYKAIVDSPPWRLVQALSSLVSEDGNTILVPGYYDDVRPPTGEEQRLINAMADTWNDEAQQDALGVEQWIDGITGRDAIMRYLYHPTLNIDGIWGGYTGEGVKTILPHMATAKVDSRLPYGLDPDTALARIRRHLDAEGFEDIVVRKLSGYPAAQTSVEAPIVQAAIGVFNKYSHTPQVSPRLAGSAPFYQFTERLGLPLVFAGFGHGSGAHAPNEYMVVTPAEGSSIAGLREIERAYVDLMFALASQRPITQ
- a CDS encoding serine hydrolase, whose amino-acid sequence is MVRRFAPRHFVVFAAVAAASFVLPSAASAQSVADHPRVQEATRLLETWIQAQRDYERIPGASVAVVHDQELVYAGGFGYAHVEAEEPATPSTMYSICSISKLFTATSIMQLRDEGALTIRDDVGDHLEWFDLEQQFPGLGPVTIEGVLTHSSGLPREADAPYWSGPDFPFPTHDAIVEGLSNQEMLYPARTHYQYSNLGLTLAGEIVMAKSGMSWGDYVKGHILEPLGMTNTTTEHLDELRGKQLATGYSPIQRDGTRGLVPPYQVRGIGPAAGMLSTVEDLAKFAMWQFRVLDGTSEEVLDRNTLREMQRVHWLEPDGTSSYGLGFSVSKRDGKTYVGHGGSCPGYESNLNIRPQDKIATTFMTNGRRVSASSFSRMAYDIMAPAILAAVADGGAPAAEEDHEMTDEMSQRMAAMSADEMGAHHLQMHGPDLETLTGLYSRPLGTESMVTTWNGQLVVIGLPTTNPLNAMTKLKHIEGNSFRRVRSDGDLGEEYLFEEGPDGAMTYWVHNNPRVRSSRLPR